Within Massilia litorea, the genomic segment GCATACGGCGCCGCGCCGCGCACCAGTTGGAACAAGTCGTCCTCGCCCCATTCGCGGCTGCCCACTTCGGCCACGATTTGCTGGGCCAGCACGTCGAGCGGCGCGCGCGGGATGCGCAGCAGGTCGAGTTCGCCGCGCCGCACGCAGTCGAGCAGGGCGGTGCATTCGATCAGGTCGTCGCGCGAGGTCGGGAACAGGCGCCCCTTCGGCGTGCCGCCGACCTGGTGGCCCGAGCGGCCCACGCGCTGCAGAAAGGCCGCGATATTCCGGGGCGAGCCGACCTGGCAGACCAGGTCGACGTCGCCGATGTCGATGCCCAGTTCCAGCGAGGCCGTGGCGACCAGCACCTGCAGCTCGCCACGCTTCAGGCGCTGCTCGGCCTCCAGCCGGAATTCCTTGGCCAGGCTGCCGTGGTGGGCGGCCACGTGTTCGCTGCCCAGCCGGTCGCCCAGGTGGCGCGCCACGCGTTCGGCCATGCGCCGGGTGTTCACGAAAATGAGCGTGGTCCGGTGCAGTACCACGAGTTCCATCATGCGGTCGTAGACCCGCTCCCAGACTTCGTTCGGCAGCACCGCCTCCAAGGGAACTGGCGGCAGTTCCAGCCCCAGGTCGCGCGCGCGGACGTGGCCGACGTCGACCACGGCGCAATCGCCGCCGGCGCGCCCGACCAGGAAATCGGCCACCAGCGACAGCGGTTTCTGGGTCGCCGACAGGCCGACCCGCACCGTGCGCCGGCCGCACAGGGCATCGAGCCGCTCCAGGCTGAGCGCCAGGTGGCTCCCGCGCTTGCTGCCGGCCACGGCGTGGATCTCGTCGACGATCACGGTGCGCACCGTCGACAGCATCGCCCGGCCGCTGTCGGAACCCAGCAGCACATACAGCGACTCGGGCGTCGAGACGAGGATATGCGGGGCGCGCTTCCGCATCGCGTTGCGCTCGGCGGTCGTGGTGTCGCCCGTGCGCACGGCGGTGCGGATGCCGTGCGGCGGCAGGCCCATTGCTTCGAGCTGGGCGCCGATGCCGGCCAGCGGCCCCTCCAGGTTGACGCGGATGTCGTTCGACAGTGCCTTCAGGGGCGACACGTAGAGCACCTGGGTCTCGTCGGGCAGAGGGCCGTCTTCGCTCTCGCGCACCAGGTCGTCGATCGCGGCCAGGAAAGCGGTGAGGGTCTTGCCGGAGCCGGTCGGCGCCGCGACCAGGGTGGGGCGGCCGGCCTGGATCAGCGGCCAGGCGCGCAACTGCGCCTCGGTCGCGGCGGGAAAGCTGGCGGCGAACCAGCTGGCCACGGCGGGGTGGAAATCGTGGCGGAGATGTTTCACGGGGGCGCGATCGTTCATCGTCAGCAGATGGGGGCGCAAATGGAGAAGGCAAGATGGCTTGGAGGGCGGAAGCGCAGCCGTACACCGGATCGCGCTGTTCGGTGTTAGTCTGTGAAAGAGCGCCACCTGGGCGAAGGGCAAGCAGGAGGTATCGATGACCGTAAAAGTCTACCGCTACGCGCAATACGCATTCGACCATGACGAAAACTTGTCGCACGGCTACGCGACGATGGGGTATATCGTCCTTAACAAGCTCACAGCGATACCGGACAGCGAAATGGACGTCGATCCGGCGCACGTCGACGAAGAGGGGCGCTACCTGGGACTGAACGGCAGTCGTCCGGCCTGAAAAGCGGCCGGACAAGGTTCGCGGTGACGCGACGATGCTCACCTGCCTGATCACCTGCGTGATCGCCTGCGCGAACGAAGATCCGCCCGGACGCGTGCCACTGCCCGCATCCTGTTACGATGTCCCTTCCACCAGGAGACGCGCCATGGACCGAGTGGGCACCTACCGCGGTTACGATATTGCAGTCAGCCTGCACTCGGACGGGCGACCGAAGACGCCGAAATGGCATTCCTCCATTCAGATAAGCCCAGTCGGCAGGGCGGCGACAGAACCATGCTTTACCACCGAGCCATCGTACGGCACGGTGAGCGAAGCGAGGAACCGGGCCATTCGCATCGCCCGGTTTGTCATCGACGAGCGTCCAAATGCCGCGCCCATTGGCGACGACGATTTGTTGGAGGAAGAGCGCAGCTGAGGGCCGAATCCGTCCTTCGCCAGGCGGTGACGACCCTCCCTGTCCCCTCAGCCCGCCGCTTCCTCGATCACCCCCGCCTCCACGAACCCATCGATCTCCGCATCGCCATACCCATACTCGCGCAACAGTTCGCGCGAATGCTCGCCCAGCATCGGCGCCGGCCGGTCGATGCGCGTCGCCGTCTTCGAGAAATGGATGGGGCAGCCGAGCGCGCGGGTCGGTCCGGCCTGCGGGTGCACCAGGTCGACCACCATCTCGCGCGCCAGCGTTTGCGGGTGCGTGAGCGCCTCGGCGATCGTGTGCACCGGGCCCACGGGCACGCCCGCTTCGTCGAGGATGGCGATCCACTGCGTCCTGGTGCGGCTCGCGACGATCTCGCTCATCATCGAGACCAGCGCTTCGCGGTTTTCCATGCGCTGCGTATTGGTCGCAAAGCGCGGATCCTCCCGCCATTCCGGGCGCCCCAGCGCGACCGCGATGCGCTCCCAGTTGCCCTGGTTGGCGCCGCCGATGTTGATCCAGCCGTCGCTGGCTTTGAAGGCCTGGTAGGGCGCGGTGAGCAGGTGGGCGGAGCCGGTCGGGCCCGAGGATTCTCCGGTCGCGAAATAGATGGCCGCCTGCCAGTAGGTCTGCTGCAGGGCCGCCTCGATCAGCGAGGTGTCGACGATTTGCCCTTCGCCGGTTTTCAGCTTGTGGACGTAGGCGGCGGTGATGCCGGCCATCGCGAGGATACCGGCGTTGGTATCGGCGATCGAGTTGCCGGTCTTGACCGGCGGTCCGCCCGGCTCGCCCGTGACCGACATCAATCCGGAAAAGCCCTGTGCGATGAGGTCGAAGCCCGGCTTGTCGGCGTCGGGACCGTTGCGGCCGTAGCCGGACACGGCGCAGTAGATCAGGCCCGGGTTCACCTTGCTCAATACGTCGTAGCCGAGTCCCAGTTTTTCGAGGGTGCCGCGGCGGTAGTTCTCCGTCAGGACGTCGGCTTCCTTCACCATGCGCAGCAGGATGTCGCGGCCCTGCTCGAGTTTCAGGTTGAGGGCGATGCCGCGCTTGTTGCGGTTCAGGATCATGAAGGGCGCCGAGACGCCGTTCACGCGCGGCTCGCGGTAGGCGCGGGCGTCGTCGCCGCCCGGCAGCTTCTCGACCTTGATGACGTCGGCGCCCATGTCGGCCAGCATCATGCCGCAGGTCGGCCCCGCCATGATCTGCGCCAGTTCGAGCACGCGCATGCCGGCCAGGGGACCGGTGTGTGTTGGTTTGGTCGTCATGCTCCGGTCCATTGAGGGCGCTGTTTGTCGAGGAAGGCGTTCACGCCGATCTTGAAGTCGCTGCTGCCGTAGGCGGCGCGGATCAGGTCTTCGCCGTCGGGCAGGCCCGCATTGACGAGGCGGCGGATGGCTTCCTTCGACACCCGCATCGTGACCGGCGCATGGCCGGCGAGGCGCTTGCACATGCCGGCAACTTCGGCGTCCAGAGCGTCCGGCTCGGCCACCCTGGTGACGAAACCGCTGGCCTGCGCCTCGGCGGCGCTGATGGTCTCGGCCAGCAGCAGCAGGCGCTTCGCGGTCGGCACGCCCACCGCGGCGACGACCCGCGCCGTGTTCTTCATCGACAGGCAGTTGCCGAGCGTGCGCGCGATCGGCACCCCGAAGGCCGCGCTCGGGGTGGCGATGCGAAAGTCGCAGGCGGCGCTGAGCGCCAGGCCGCCGCCGATCGCCCAGCCTTCGACGATGGCGATGGTCGGCATCGGCAGGCTTTCGACCTGGCCCACGCGCTCGTCGATGGCCTGTTCGTAGGCGATGCCGTCGTCTCCGCCTTTGAAGGTGGAGAACTGTTCGATGTCGGTGCCGGCGACAAAGGCTTCGCCGCCGGCGCCGCGAATCGTCGTTACCCGGATCGACAGGTCGCCCGCGATCCGCGTACAGATGCTCCCCAGTTCTTCGTACATCGCCCAGGTCATTGCGTTGCGCGCCTGCGGGCGGTCGATCAGGATGGCTGCCACGCCGTCCTTGATCGTCAGGTGTACTCTGCCATTCTGCTCGGTCATGATGTCCTTTCAGGTGTAGGGTGGGCACGGGGCGCCCACCCTACGGATTACGCCTTCAATGAGCGCGCGAGCACGCGCGCCACGTGGACGGCTTCGCGCTGGGCGCCGTCGGCGATCTGGTGGCGGCAGCTGGTGCCGTCGGCCACGAGCACGGTGTCGGCGCCGGCGGCGCGCACCGCCGGCAGCAGGGACAGCTCGGCCATCTGCATCGACACGGCGTAGTGTTTCGCTTCATAGCCGAAGCTGCCCGCCATGCCGCAGCAGCTCGATTCGATCAGTTCCACCTTCAGGCCCGGGATCAGTCCCAGCACCGTCTGCACCGGCCGCACGGCGTCGAAGGCCTTCTGGTGGCAGTGGCCATGGAGCAGGGCGCGCGCTTCCGGCAGCGCCTTGAGGTCCAGCTTGAGCTTGCCGGCCGCGTGCTCGCGCGCCAGGAATTCCTCGAACAGCAGTGCCTGCGCGGCCAGTGCTTCGGCATCCGCGCCCAGCCCCATCACCAGGAATTCGTCGCGCAGCGTCAGCAGGCAGGACGGCTCCAGCCCGACCACGGGCACAGCGCGCGCCACGAAGGGGCGCAGCGCCTCGACCACGCGGCGTGCTTCGGCCCTGGCTTCGTCGACCAGTCCGCTGGCCAGGTAAGTGCGCCCGCAGCACAGGGGACGTGCGGGTTCGGCGTCACGGGAAGCCGGCCGCGCCACGTGCACCTTGTAGCCGGCCGCCTGCAGCACCTGCAGCGCGGCCATGGCGTTCTCGCTCTCGAAATAATTATTGAAGGTGTCGGCGAACAGGACGACGTCCGCCTGCTCCGGCGCCAACGCAGGCGCCTGGAGGCGGGCCATGAAGGTGTCGCTGCGCCAGGTCGGCAGCGAACGCCTGGCCGAGAAGCCGAACAGCTTCTCGGACAAGCCGGCAGCTCCCGGCACCGTATCGCGCAGGTTGGCCAGCCAGGGCAGGCGCGCCGCCCACGGCGCCCAGCGCGGCAGGTTGGCGATCAGCTTGTCCTTGCGCGACAGGCCGTGCTTCTTCTGGTAGTGGTAGAGGAATTCGGTCTTCATGCGCGCCATGTCGACTCCCGTCGGGCAGTCGCGCTTGCAGCCCTTGCAACTGACGCAGAGGTCGAGCGTCTCGCGCATCGCCTCGGAGGTAAAACCGTCTTCGCCCAGCTGGCCGGAGAGGGCCAGGCGCAGGGTGTTGGCGCGGCCGCGCGTCAGGTGCTGCTCGTCTTTCGTGACGCGGTAGCTCGGGCACATGGTGCCGGCGTCGAACTTGCGGCAATGGCCGTTGTTGTTGCACATGTCGACCGCCTTGGCGAAGCCGCCGGCCGGGTCGCCGCCGGCGCCGGGCGCCGTGCTTTCCTCGGTCACCGGGTCGACCTGCACGTTCCAGGCCGACCAGTCGAGCGCCGTCGTCAAGGCCGCCGGCTGGTAGCCCGGTTTGTAGCGGAACAGGGATTTGTCGTCCATGCGCGTGGTACGGACGATCTTCCCGGGGTTCATCAGCCCGGCCGGATCGAACAGCGCCTTGATCTCCTCGAACGCGCGCATCAGTCGCGGGCCGAACTGCCAGGCCACCCATTCGCTGCGCACCAGGCCGTCCCCGTGCTCGCCCGAGAAGGCGCCCTTGTACTTGCGCACCAGCGCGCCCGCTTCCTCGGCAATCGCCCGCATCTTTTCGGCGCCGCCGCGGCGCAGGTCCAGGATCGGCCGCACGTGCAGGGTGCCGACCGAGGCGTGGGCGTACCAGGTGCCGCGCGTGCCGTAGCGTGCGAAGACTTCGGTCAGGGCGCTGGTGTACTCGGCCAAATGCTCGAGCGGCACGGCGCAGTCTTCGATGAAGGAGACCGGCTTGCCGTCGCCGCGCATGCTCATCATGATGTTCAGGCCGGCCTTGCGCACTTCCCACAGCGCCTTCTGGGCACCGGCGTCGACCATTTCGACCACGCTGCCGGGCAGTCCCAGCTCGGCCATCAGGCTCACCAGCCGGGCCAGGCCTGCGCGTTGTTCGTCCATCGATTCGCCGGCGAATTCCACCAGCAGGATCGCATCGGGCGCGCCGATCAGGGCTTTTTCGATCACCGGGCGGAAGGCGGGGTTGTCGCGTGCCAGCTCGATCATGGTGCGGTCGACCAGCTCCACCGCCACCGGCGCGAGCTTGACGATGTGTTGCGTCATTTCCATCGACTGGTGGAAGGTCGGGAAGTTGACGACGCCGAGCGTTTTATGTTTCGGCAGCGGCTGCACCTTGAGCACGATGCGGCGGGTGGTCGCCAGCGTGCCCTCGCTGCCGACCAGCAGGTGGGCCAGGTTGACGCTGCCGTCCCCGGTGTAGGGCCGTTCGCTCTGCGGGTGCCAGATGTCGATGTTGTAGCCGCCGACGCGGCGCATCACCTTCGGCACCATGCGCGCGATTTCCTCGTGTTCGCGGGCGGCGATGGCGCGCAGGCCGGCCAACAGTTCGCGCACGCGCGGCGGCGCATCCTGCATCATCCGTTCGTCCTGGAAGCGGGCTTCGGTGCCGTCCGACAGGATGGCGTCGATCGCCACCACGTTGTGCACCATGTTGCCGTAGGCGAGGGAGCGCGAGCCGCAGGAGTTGTTGCCGGCCATGCCGCCGAGCGTGCACTGGGCCGCCGTGCTGACGTCAACCGGGAACCAGACGCCGTGCGGCTTCAGCCAGGCGTTCAGGTGGTCGAGCACGATCCCCGGCTGCACCGTCACCGTCATCGCGGCCGGGTCGAAATCGAGCACCTGGTTGAGGTATTTGCTGTTGTCGATGACCAGCGCTTCGCCCACGGTCTGGCCGCACTGGCTGGTGCCGGCGCCCCGCGGCAGGATGGGCACGCCCATCTCGCGCGCGATGGCGATTGCCAGCTCGACGTCGCGCTCGGTGCGCGGCACGAACACCCCGACCGGATCAACCTGGTAGATCGAGGCGTCGGTGGAGTAGCGGCCGCGCGAGGCGGCGTCGAACAGGACTTCGCCCCCCGTTTCGGCCGCCAGCCGCTTTGCCAGTCCTTGCCCATTCATTCGGGAAGCGAGTTGTTCGCTCAACTTGATCGGTGCGGCGGCGGGTGCGTTCATGGGGGCTAGGCCTTTTGGGTGGCTTCGTATGCGCGCAGGTCGGACACGACCGTGAAGCGCTTGGACTGAAGGTGGTGTTCGAGGATGGCGCGCAGGGCAGGGCCGTCGCGCCGCTCGAGGGCGTCGAGCATGATGCCGTGCTCCTTCATCGCCGCATCCCACTTGTCCTGGTTGAAGTTGGAACGGAAGCGCAGGTTCTGGATGCGCGCGTTCAGGTGCAGGTAAGTGGTGGTCAGCACCGCGTTGCGGGCCGCGGCGTTGATGCGGTCATGGATTTCGTGGTTGATCTTGTAGTAGGCCGCCAGGTCGCGCCGCGCATGCGCCGCCTGCATCTCGTAATGCAGCGCGCGGATCTCGACGACTTCGGCATCGGTGATGCGTTCGCAGGCCAGCTGGCCGGACAGCGCCTCGAGCGCGCCCAGCACCTCGAAGGTCTGCTCGATGTCGGCCATCGACATTTCGGCCACCTGGGCGCCGCGGTTGGGAAGAAGTTCGATCAGGCCTTCGCCGGCCAGGACCTTGAACGCCTCGCGCAGCGGCGTGCGCGAGACCATCAGCTGTTCGCACAGCACCCGTTCGTTGAGCCGGGTGCCCGGCGCCAGGGTGCCCTCAATGATCATGTCGCGCAGGCGTACCGTGACGGCGGAAGCCAGGCCCTGGCGGTCGATGACGGCCGGACGGGCTGGGGGTGGGAGTATTGGTTCGTGAATCATGAAATATATTGTATACGATTTTTCGAGCGTCAAATGATTCTTTCGACACCGTCCGCCCCGGCTGCCAGGCTCGCCACGCCTTGCGCATCGACTATAGGGTAGCGGAAAAGACTGCGATTGCCGCGCTGCGGCGCAACACGATATTTTCTTGACACTGCCGCGTTTAAGTATATTGTATGCAAAGTTGCTCGTCGCTCGAATATCTCTGACTGCGTTGGCCCTTCTCTAGGAGTTGCAATGTTGAAGCTGAATTCCCACCCGTCCGGACGGCATTTCCTGCAGATCCCCGGCCCGACCAATGTCCCCGACCGCATCCTGCGTGCCATGGACTATCCCACCATCGACCACCGCGGTCCCGAGTTCCAGCAGCTGGGCAAGAAAATCCTGGGCGAGATCGGCCAGATCTTCGGGACGACGCAGCCGGTGGTGATCTATCCGGCCTCCGGCACCGGCGCCTGGGAAGCGGCGCTGGTCAACACGCTCTCGCCAGGCGACACGGTACTGATGTACGAGACCGGTCACTTCGCCACTCTGTGGAAGAAGCTGGCCGAGCGGCTCTCCCTGAAACCCGAATTCATCGGCGACGACTGGCGCCGCGGCGCCGACGCCGCCCGCATCGAAGCGCGCCTGCT encodes:
- a CDS encoding enoyl-CoA hydratase/isomerase family protein, translated to MTEQNGRVHLTIKDGVAAILIDRPQARNAMTWAMYEELGSICTRIAGDLSIRVTTIRGAGGEAFVAGTDIEQFSTFKGGDDGIAYEQAIDERVGQVESLPMPTIAIVEGWAIGGGLALSAACDFRIATPSAAFGVPIARTLGNCLSMKNTARVVAAVGVPTAKRLLLLAETISAAEAQASGFVTRVAEPDALDAEVAGMCKRLAGHAPVTMRVSKEAIRRLVNAGLPDGEDLIRAAYGSSDFKIGVNAFLDKQRPQWTGA
- a CDS encoding CaiB/BaiF CoA transferase family protein, whose product is MTTKPTHTGPLAGMRVLELAQIMAGPTCGMMLADMGADVIKVEKLPGGDDARAYREPRVNGVSAPFMILNRNKRGIALNLKLEQGRDILLRMVKEADVLTENYRRGTLEKLGLGYDVLSKVNPGLIYCAVSGYGRNGPDADKPGFDLIAQGFSGLMSVTGEPGGPPVKTGNSIADTNAGILAMAGITAAYVHKLKTGEGQIVDTSLIEAALQQTYWQAAIYFATGESSGPTGSAHLLTAPYQAFKASDGWINIGGANQGNWERIAVALGRPEWREDPRFATNTQRMENREALVSMMSEIVASRTRTQWIAILDEAGVPVGPVHTIAEALTHPQTLAREMVVDLVHPQAGPTRALGCPIHFSKTATRIDRPAPMLGEHSRELLREYGYGDAEIDGFVEAGVIEEAAG
- a CDS encoding FAD-binding and (Fe-S)-binding domain-containing protein translates to MNAPAAAPIKLSEQLASRMNGQGLAKRLAAETGGEVLFDAASRGRYSTDASIYQVDPVGVFVPRTERDVELAIAIAREMGVPILPRGAGTSQCGQTVGEALVIDNSKYLNQVLDFDPAAMTVTVQPGIVLDHLNAWLKPHGVWFPVDVSTAAQCTLGGMAGNNSCGSRSLAYGNMVHNVVAIDAILSDGTEARFQDERMMQDAPPRVRELLAGLRAIAAREHEEIARMVPKVMRRVGGYNIDIWHPQSERPYTGDGSVNLAHLLVGSEGTLATTRRIVLKVQPLPKHKTLGVVNFPTFHQSMEMTQHIVKLAPVAVELVDRTMIELARDNPAFRPVIEKALIGAPDAILLVEFAGESMDEQRAGLARLVSLMAELGLPGSVVEMVDAGAQKALWEVRKAGLNIMMSMRGDGKPVSFIEDCAVPLEHLAEYTSALTEVFARYGTRGTWYAHASVGTLHVRPILDLRRGGAEKMRAIAEEAGALVRKYKGAFSGEHGDGLVRSEWVAWQFGPRLMRAFEEIKALFDPAGLMNPGKIVRTTRMDDKSLFRYKPGYQPAALTTALDWSAWNVQVDPVTEESTAPGAGGDPAGGFAKAVDMCNNNGHCRKFDAGTMCPSYRVTKDEQHLTRGRANTLRLALSGQLGEDGFTSEAMRETLDLCVSCKGCKRDCPTGVDMARMKTEFLYHYQKKHGLSRKDKLIANLPRWAPWAARLPWLANLRDTVPGAAGLSEKLFGFSARRSLPTWRSDTFMARLQAPALAPEQADVVLFADTFNNYFESENAMAALQVLQAAGYKVHVARPASRDAEPARPLCCGRTYLASGLVDEARAEARRVVEALRPFVARAVPVVGLEPSCLLTLRDEFLVMGLGADAEALAAQALLFEEFLAREHAAGKLKLDLKALPEARALLHGHCHQKAFDAVRPVQTVLGLIPGLKVELIESSCCGMAGSFGYEAKHYAVSMQMAELSLLPAVRAAGADTVLVADGTSCRHQIADGAQREAVHVARVLARSLKA
- a CDS encoding GntR family transcriptional regulator, whose translation is MIHEPILPPPARPAVIDRQGLASAVTVRLRDMIIEGTLAPGTRLNERVLCEQLMVSRTPLREAFKVLAGEGLIELLPNRGAQVAEMSMADIEQTFEVLGALEALSGQLACERITDAEVVEIRALHYEMQAAHARRDLAAYYKINHEIHDRINAAARNAVLTTTYLHLNARIQNLRFRSNFNQDKWDAAMKEHGIMLDALERRDGPALRAILEHHLQSKRFTVVSDLRAYEATQKA